From Actinomyces sp. oral taxon 171 str. F0337, one genomic window encodes:
- a CDS encoding ribonuclease HII, with protein MSPRGRTRPDRCLEKALLETYDCVGGLDEVGRGALAGPVSVGLAIVARRTDDGFPEGLADSKQLTARARRGLVDPVRSWLVDHAVAHASPAEIDERGIVGALRMAGLRALQQVADRGHAPGIIILDGVADWLTAPQPDLLTALEGAPPFRFAPEPVAVPSTPPVLMEVKADARCAVVAAASILAKVERDALMVDLDDPGYGWASNKGYASPAHIKGLSALGASDQHRRSWHLPGLDHRHG; from the coding sequence GTGAGTCCTCGGGGACGTACTCGCCCCGACCGGTGCCTGGAGAAGGCACTGCTTGAGACCTACGACTGCGTCGGCGGTCTGGACGAGGTCGGTCGCGGGGCTCTGGCCGGGCCGGTCAGCGTCGGGCTGGCGATCGTGGCGCGGCGTACCGATGACGGCTTCCCCGAGGGACTCGCCGACTCCAAGCAGCTGACGGCCCGGGCGCGCAGGGGGCTGGTCGATCCTGTACGCAGCTGGCTCGTGGACCACGCGGTCGCCCACGCCTCACCTGCCGAGATTGACGAGCGCGGCATCGTCGGAGCCCTGAGAATGGCGGGTCTGCGGGCCCTTCAGCAGGTCGCTGATCGCGGACACGCCCCCGGCATCATCATCCTCGACGGCGTGGCCGACTGGCTCACCGCGCCCCAGCCCGACCTGCTCACCGCCCTGGAGGGCGCTCCCCCCTTCAGATTCGCTCCAGAGCCCGTCGCAGTTCCTTCCACCCCTCCCGTGCTCATGGAGGTCAAGGCCGATGCCAGGTGCGCCGTCGTCGCCGCCGCCAGTATCCTGGCCAAGGTAGAACGGGACGCCCTCATGGTCGATCTCGATGACCCCGGCTACGGGTGGGCCTCCAACAAGGGCTACGCCTCACCGGCCCACATCAAGGGACTCAGCGCACTGGGGGCCAGTGACCAGCACCGGCGCAGCTGGCACCTGCCCGGCCTGGACCACCGCCACGGCTGA
- a CDS encoding YraN family protein yields MTDQVVAATTERTVIAARGGEHALTQLVRGPGAAGAAPSRASRQRTGRRGEDLAATYLEDIGWQVLERNWRPEHGLRGELDIIALEPAHAHREPSSAPVGAPGEAWPGPRLVIVEVKTRSSLRQGPPAAAVDTRKLARLRALAAAWATTHETPPHTGMRLDVVSILLRDARPALLRHHRAVDASWG; encoded by the coding sequence ATGACCGACCAGGTCGTAGCAGCCACAACGGAAAGAACGGTGATCGCAGCGAGAGGCGGCGAACACGCGCTCACGCAGCTCGTCCGGGGCCCGGGTGCTGCAGGAGCCGCTCCTTCGCGAGCATCTCGCCAACGCACCGGACGCCGCGGCGAGGACCTTGCCGCCACCTACCTGGAGGACATCGGCTGGCAGGTCCTGGAGCGCAACTGGCGTCCGGAGCACGGCCTACGCGGCGAGCTCGACATCATCGCCCTGGAACCCGCCCACGCGCACCGCGAGCCGAGCAGCGCGCCCGTCGGCGCCCCCGGAGAGGCGTGGCCAGGGCCGAGGCTCGTCATCGTTGAGGTCAAGACCCGCAGCTCCCTGCGCCAGGGTCCACCGGCGGCCGCGGTCGACACCCGCAAGCTCGCCCGGCTGCGCGCTCTGGCGGCTGCCTGGGCGACCACCCATGAGACCCCGCCGCACACCGGCATGCGCCTCGACGTCGTCTCCATCCTCCTGCGCGACGCGCGTCCTGCGCTGCTGCGCCACCACCGGGCGGTGGACGCGTCATGGGGCTAG
- a CDS encoding DUF2469 domain-containing protein — protein MSAEDLESYENELELSLYREYRDVASLFSYVVETERRFYLANAVDVQVRTNGGEVFFELTLEDAWVWDIYRASRFVKSVHVVTFKDVNVEELTKLEMDIPSS, from the coding sequence GTGAGCGCAGAAGACCTCGAGTCCTATGAGAACGAGCTGGAGCTCTCGCTGTACCGGGAGTACCGCGACGTCGCCTCCCTGTTCTCCTACGTGGTGGAGACCGAACGGCGGTTCTACCTTGCCAACGCCGTTGACGTCCAGGTACGCACCAACGGTGGTGAGGTCTTCTTCGAGCTCACGCTCGAGGACGCCTGGGTGTGGGACATCTACCGCGCCTCCCGGTTCGTGAAGTCCGTCCACGTTGTCACCTTCAAGGACGTCAACGTCGAGGAGCTCACCAAGCTCGAGATGGATATCCCCTCCTCCTGA
- a CDS encoding RNA-binding protein — MLADALEHLVRGIVDNPDDVTVTSRSLRRGDLLEVRVNPEDLGRVIGRSGRTARALRTVVGALADSPVRVDVVDTDRR; from the coding sequence ATGCTGGCCGACGCCCTCGAGCACCTCGTACGGGGCATCGTCGACAACCCTGACGACGTCACCGTCACCTCCCGGTCGCTGCGCCGCGGCGACCTGCTGGAGGTACGGGTCAACCCCGAGGACCTCGGCCGAGTCATCGGCCGCTCGGGCCGTACTGCTCGAGCACTGCGCACAGTGGTCGGAGCGCTGGCGGACTCGCCGGTGCGCGTCGACGTCGTCGACACCGACCGCCGCTGA
- the rplS gene encoding 50S ribosomal protein L19 yields MNLIDEINAASLRDDIPSFRPGDTLKVHVKVVEGSRTRVQVFQGVVIARQGGGVSETFTIRKVSFGVGVERTFPVHTPSIEKIEVVTRGQVRRAKLYYLRNLRGKAAKIKERRED; encoded by the coding sequence ATGAACCTGATCGACGAGATCAACGCCGCATCACTGCGCGACGACATCCCCTCCTTCCGCCCTGGGGACACCCTCAAGGTCCACGTCAAGGTCGTTGAGGGATCCCGTACCCGCGTCCAGGTCTTCCAGGGCGTCGTCATCGCGCGCCAGGGCGGCGGCGTCTCGGAGACCTTCACCATCCGCAAGGTCTCCTTCGGCGTCGGTGTCGAGCGAACCTTCCCCGTCCACACGCCCTCCATCGAGAAGATCGAGGTCGTCACCCGGGGCCAGGTGCGTCGCGCCAAGCTCTACTACCTGCGCAACCTGCGTGGTAAGGCCGCCAAGATCAAGGAGCGTCGCGAGGACTGA
- the lepB gene encoding signal peptidase I encodes MRPVQDGADDVGLDLKQADPSQIGRTSRSAITPACSSPSADSPQESRKSPETTGESPNPVPVDDSDEWDYDPFIDPDADPEPDDEPIELPPSIQPRRHVAPAIPPPQTSSLYQRVIRLVLVVAVVILVPALLRAYVVQIYEIPSGSMERTLRDGDKVAVPMYGSRDVKRGDVIVFIDPDDWLHVKEPTGLRGAARTIMVSVNLLPEHTGHHLVKRVIGVGGDHVVADGKGTLSVNGVAIKEPYVKDGQSPSLTSFDITVPQGYVWVMGDNRGNSADSRYHRDDAHGGFVPLTNVVGVAKGVFQWTHLSRWATLGGGERAFSDVPAQEATPSASSAPPGTPGGGGGTASEEETSSQAPDGKGSEDDGAAGEGPGNDDGSQTAPGGPADVPDASGGTADREQAPGRTR; translated from the coding sequence GTGAGACCGGTGCAGGATGGGGCCGACGACGTCGGGCTGGACCTGAAACAGGCCGATCCCTCTCAGATCGGTCGGACCTCCCGGTCCGCGATCACTCCGGCCTGCAGCTCTCCGTCAGCGGACTCCCCCCAGGAGTCCCGTAAGTCTCCTGAGACGACCGGAGAATCCCCGAACCCCGTCCCGGTCGACGACAGCGATGAGTGGGACTACGACCCGTTCATCGACCCGGACGCCGACCCCGAGCCCGATGACGAGCCCATCGAGCTGCCTCCCTCCATCCAGCCCCGCCGGCACGTGGCCCCCGCCATCCCTCCGCCGCAGACCAGCTCCCTGTACCAACGGGTGATCAGGCTGGTGCTCGTGGTGGCAGTCGTTATCCTGGTGCCGGCCCTCCTGCGGGCCTACGTCGTCCAGATCTACGAGATCCCCTCGGGCTCCATGGAGCGCACCCTGCGCGACGGGGACAAGGTCGCGGTCCCCATGTACGGCTCCCGTGACGTCAAGCGGGGCGACGTGATCGTCTTCATCGACCCTGATGACTGGCTTCATGTCAAGGAGCCGACGGGTCTGCGCGGTGCCGCCCGGACGATCATGGTCTCAGTGAATCTTCTGCCCGAGCACACCGGTCATCACCTCGTCAAGCGGGTCATCGGTGTCGGAGGCGACCATGTGGTCGCTGATGGGAAGGGGACACTCAGCGTCAACGGTGTCGCGATCAAGGAGCCCTACGTCAAGGACGGTCAGTCCCCGTCCCTGACGTCCTTCGATATCACCGTCCCCCAGGGCTACGTGTGGGTCATGGGGGACAATCGCGGCAACTCGGCCGACTCCCGCTACCACCGCGATGACGCCCATGGCGGCTTCGTGCCGTTGACGAATGTGGTCGGGGTGGCCAAGGGGGTCTTCCAGTGGACGCACCTGAGCCGGTGGGCGACTCTGGGAGGAGGGGAGCGCGCCTTCTCAGACGTACCCGCGCAGGAGGCAACGCCGTCCGCATCGTCCGCTCCGCCCGGTACCCCGGGAGGCGGTGGGGGAACGGCCTCCGAGGAGGAGACGTCGTCGCAGGCCCCCGATGGTAAGGGCTCCGAGGACGACGGTGCTGCCGGTGAGGGACCCGGCAACGACGACGGGTCGCAGACCGCGCCCGGTGGGCCGGCCGATGTTCCGGACGCCTCCGGCGGTACGGCCGACCGGGAGCAGGCTCCGGGGAGAACGAGGTGA
- the trmD gene encoding tRNA (guanosine(37)-N1)-methyltransferase TrmD: MRIDVVTIFPDYLKVLDLSLIGKAADRGPLDLHVHDLRDHAHDRHRTVDDTPLGGGAGMVMKPDVWGEALDEVLTANAPGAGRQVLIIPTPSGEVFTQRTAEDLAGADSLVFACGRYEGIDARVPEHYASRGIEVRELSIGDYVLNGGEVATIVMIEAIARLLPGVLGNPESLVEESHGAAGLLEYPVHTRPTRWRGHEIDPVLLSGDHGRIARARRNQSITRTVERRPDMIRALEPTGLDRQDRAVLASVGWAVPAGADHPVPVRIRNATAHDADALAALAARTFPDACEHVIAPESITRHIATKLVPELFSAWADDDRVDLVVAELLEPPPAQESSSGGETGTSAASALVGYAAVLREEPDSDGEHPHGIDPRPACVRPRGGEVVGELSKVYVDSTMRGSGLTPALMDAVMRQAAAHGTSLLWLGTHITNKRAQKAYKRAGFRQVGTRTYNVGGQDAHDVVMTRRTGEGL, from the coding sequence GTGAGGATCGACGTCGTCACCATCTTCCCCGACTACCTCAAGGTCCTCGACCTCTCGCTCATCGGGAAGGCGGCCGACCGAGGCCCCCTCGACCTGCACGTCCACGACCTGCGCGACCACGCCCACGACCGGCACCGCACCGTCGATGACACGCCCCTGGGCGGCGGAGCGGGCATGGTCATGAAGCCCGACGTGTGGGGTGAGGCCCTTGATGAGGTGCTCACCGCGAACGCCCCCGGTGCAGGCCGCCAGGTGCTCATCATTCCCACACCCTCGGGCGAGGTCTTCACCCAGCGCACCGCCGAGGACCTGGCCGGCGCCGACTCCCTGGTCTTCGCCTGCGGCCGCTACGAGGGCATCGACGCCCGCGTGCCCGAGCACTACGCCTCCCGCGGCATCGAGGTGCGCGAGCTGAGCATCGGCGACTACGTGCTCAACGGGGGAGAGGTCGCCACCATCGTCATGATCGAGGCCATCGCCCGACTCCTGCCCGGAGTCCTGGGCAACCCCGAGTCGCTGGTCGAGGAGTCCCACGGCGCCGCCGGCCTGCTGGAGTACCCCGTCCACACCCGCCCCACCCGGTGGCGCGGACACGAGATCGACCCCGTCCTGCTCTCCGGTGACCACGGTCGTATCGCCCGAGCGAGACGGAACCAGTCCATCACCCGTACCGTCGAGCGCCGCCCCGACATGATCCGGGCCCTGGAACCCACCGGCCTGGATCGTCAGGACCGTGCGGTCCTAGCCTCCGTGGGGTGGGCGGTCCCGGCCGGAGCGGACCACCCGGTTCCGGTGCGCATTCGCAACGCCACCGCCCACGACGCCGACGCCCTGGCCGCGCTCGCAGCCCGCACCTTCCCTGATGCCTGCGAGCATGTCATCGCCCCCGAGTCCATCACCCGGCACATCGCCACCAAACTGGTTCCCGAGCTGTTCTCCGCCTGGGCCGACGACGATCGCGTCGACCTCGTCGTCGCCGAGCTGCTCGAGCCTCCACCGGCACAGGAGTCCTCCTCCGGGGGGGAAACGGGCACGAGCGCCGCTTCGGCTCTGGTCGGCTACGCCGCGGTGCTGCGCGAGGAACCCGACTCCGACGGCGAGCACCCCCACGGGATCGACCCTCGTCCCGCCTGCGTGCGGCCTCGCGGGGGAGAGGTCGTCGGCGAGCTGTCCAAGGTGTACGTCGACTCCACGATGAGGGGATCCGGACTCACCCCCGCGCTCATGGACGCCGTGATGCGCCAGGCCGCCGCCCACGGAACGAGCCTGCTCTGGCTCGGCACCCACATCACCAACAAGCGCGCCCAGAAGGCCTACAAGCGGGCCGGCTTCCGCCAGGTCGGTACCCGCACCTACAACGTCGGTGGCCAGGACGCCCACGACGTCGTCATGACTCGGCGGACAGGAGAAGGCCTATGA
- a CDS encoding YifB family Mg chelatase-like AAA ATPase — protein sequence MGLARTLAVTLTGLAGHIVDVEAHSVQGLPGFTLVGLPDTAVRESRERVRAALSTCGVTWGEQRLTVNLSPADLRKSGTGLDLALALAVLGARGRLGRSAAGLLGRTVYIGELGLDGSVHSVRGVLPSVQAAVAAGVEEIVVAQEAAAEAELVPGARVTAVRHVGQLVERYGGRLSAAVAAAVEQITEAGADDAPTTPTRDAELPDLADVVGQSEARQALEVAAAGGHHLMMVGPPGTGKTMLAERLPSILPPLEQTDAVTVTSLHSVAGIFDPAHGLITRPPLRAPHHTATRAAVVGGGSGLPRPGDVSLAHRGVLFLDEAPEFSAGVLDCLRQPLESGMVTIDRVGGRASYPAAFQLVLAANPCPCGKAGGRGLECTCTSLQRRRYFSRLSGPLLDRVDITVEVGAVSAADLASAGSGESSAAVAQRVRRARRAAERRLAGTPWRLNAEVSGSYLRGPDGGLSAPLSRRLMTALERGDLSLRGVDRVLRLAWTLADLEDVDTLALTHIGTALALRTSGVRP from the coding sequence ATGGGGCTAGCGCGCACGCTCGCTGTCACGCTGACCGGGCTGGCCGGGCACATCGTCGACGTCGAGGCTCACTCCGTCCAGGGCCTGCCCGGGTTCACCCTCGTGGGCCTCCCCGATACCGCTGTGCGAGAGTCGCGTGAGCGCGTTCGGGCCGCATTGAGCACCTGCGGCGTCACCTGGGGCGAGCAGCGCCTGACCGTCAACCTCTCCCCGGCGGACCTGCGCAAGAGCGGGACCGGACTGGATCTCGCGCTCGCCCTGGCCGTCCTGGGAGCGCGCGGTCGGCTCGGACGGTCCGCGGCCGGGCTCCTGGGACGGACCGTCTACATCGGTGAGCTCGGGCTGGACGGCTCCGTGCACTCCGTTCGCGGTGTCCTTCCCAGCGTCCAGGCCGCGGTGGCCGCCGGGGTGGAGGAGATCGTCGTCGCCCAGGAGGCCGCCGCCGAGGCCGAGCTCGTCCCCGGCGCCCGGGTCACCGCCGTCCGACACGTCGGCCAGCTCGTCGAGCGCTACGGAGGGCGCCTGAGCGCGGCCGTGGCGGCAGCGGTGGAGCAGATCACCGAGGCCGGAGCAGACGATGCCCCGACGACCCCGACCCGCGACGCCGAGCTGCCGGACCTGGCCGACGTTGTTGGGCAGAGTGAGGCCCGCCAGGCGCTCGAGGTCGCCGCCGCCGGGGGACATCACCTCATGATGGTGGGACCCCCGGGAACGGGGAAGACCATGCTCGCCGAGAGGCTTCCCTCCATCCTGCCGCCCCTGGAGCAGACCGATGCCGTCACCGTCACCTCCTTGCACTCCGTGGCCGGAATCTTCGACCCCGCCCACGGACTCATCACCCGGCCGCCGTTGCGCGCGCCGCACCACACGGCGACTCGGGCGGCCGTCGTTGGAGGCGGATCCGGTCTGCCCCGCCCCGGAGACGTCTCCCTGGCTCACCGCGGCGTGCTCTTCCTCGACGAGGCCCCCGAGTTCAGCGCGGGCGTCCTGGACTGCCTGCGCCAGCCGCTGGAGTCGGGAATGGTCACCATCGACCGCGTCGGTGGGCGAGCCAGCTACCCGGCCGCCTTCCAGCTCGTCCTGGCCGCCAACCCCTGCCCCTGCGGAAAGGCCGGTGGGCGCGGTCTGGAGTGCACCTGCACCTCCCTGCAGCGGCGGCGCTACTTCTCACGGCTCTCCGGTCCACTGCTGGACCGGGTCGACATTACGGTCGAGGTCGGTGCCGTCAGCGCCGCTGATCTCGCTTCAGCGGGCAGTGGAGAGTCCAGCGCCGCGGTGGCGCAGCGCGTCCGGCGTGCCCGCAGGGCCGCGGAGCGCAGACTGGCCGGCACACCGTGGCGCCTCAACGCCGAGGTCTCCGGCTCCTACCTCAGAGGCCCCGACGGTGGACTCAGCGCTCCGCTCAGCCGCCGGCTCATGACCGCCCTCGAACGTGGGGACCTCTCCCTGCGCGGGGTGGACCGGGTCCTCAGACTGGCCTGGACCCTCGCCGATCTCGAGGACGTCGACACCCTCGCCCTCACCCACATCGGGACTGCCCTGGCCCTGAGAACCTCAGGAGTGCGCCCATGA
- a CDS encoding GntR family transcriptional regulator yields MSRHFKDSTPIYLQIAEEVRTQILSGDLSDGDRLTSTTEYATRYRINPATANKAITLLVDEGLVVKRRGIGMFVALGAEERLRSERARTYVDTTLGPALHTGRVLGLSDNDLVEAARTYLRDSPINPFKEPA; encoded by the coding sequence ATGTCACGTCATTTCAAGGACTCAACACCCATCTATCTCCAGATCGCAGAAGAGGTGCGCACCCAGATCCTCTCCGGAGACCTCTCGGATGGAGACCGGCTGACCTCCACTACTGAGTACGCCACCCGGTACCGCATCAACCCCGCGACAGCGAACAAGGCCATCACGCTTCTGGTTGATGAAGGGCTCGTCGTCAAGCGGCGCGGCATCGGGATGTTCGTGGCACTGGGCGCCGAGGAACGCCTGCGCAGCGAACGAGCCCGCACGTACGTGGACACCACTCTTGGTCCGGCCCTGCACACGGGGAGAGTCCTGGGACTGAGCGACAACGACCTGGTCGAGGCAGCACGAACCTACCTGAGGGACTCACCCATCAATCCGTTCAAGGAGCCAGCATGA
- a CDS encoding DNA-processing protein DprA yields the protein MKLPYDIDDPALARATWARLAEPNSATAAMVVGRLGPGPALRWLLEEGVDSSGQVRTSPSPPVPQPPPGMSGTGDISTCWAQVAARWAPRLEGLDIRRELDVLDRLGGSLILPGEPWWPPGLNELEHPPFCLWVRGDPSLLVNAADLRDKGIGGGPPGAVEDDDAQSVVGAGQPVREQRMPVGPASGLCLALVGARASTRYGEGVATSLASGVTAKGGLIVSGGAFGIDACAHRGALQEGPTVSVSAGGVDRLYPVGNTGVLEAVIASGALVAEVPPGCQPGRHRFVSRNRVIAAISSATIVVEAAWRSGALSTAHRALELGRQLGAVPGPVTSMSSVGCHRLLRKGAVCITDTDDALELLTPLGTVDADAVKEQDPALTGGGLLDGLDPDASLVLDAMPARAAASTESIVRSSGLSPKETRSALGILELEGKVERTATGWRRRR from the coding sequence ATGAAGCTGCCCTACGACATCGATGATCCGGCGCTGGCACGCGCCACCTGGGCCCGTCTGGCCGAGCCCAACAGCGCCACCGCAGCCATGGTGGTGGGGCGGCTCGGGCCGGGCCCCGCCCTGAGATGGCTCCTGGAGGAGGGCGTCGACTCCTCAGGACAGGTGCGCACCTCTCCGAGCCCGCCGGTGCCGCAGCCACCCCCGGGGATGTCCGGTACCGGTGACATCAGCACCTGCTGGGCCCAGGTCGCCGCCCGGTGGGCGCCGCGTCTGGAGGGACTCGACATCCGCCGCGAGCTCGATGTACTCGACCGTCTCGGTGGGAGCCTCATCCTCCCGGGGGAGCCCTGGTGGCCACCGGGGCTCAATGAGCTGGAGCACCCGCCCTTCTGCCTGTGGGTACGTGGTGACCCATCGCTGCTGGTCAATGCCGCGGATCTGAGGGACAAGGGCATCGGAGGAGGGCCGCCCGGGGCCGTTGAGGACGACGATGCCCAGAGCGTCGTGGGCGCCGGTCAGCCCGTACGTGAGCAGCGGATGCCGGTGGGACCGGCCAGTGGCCTGTGCCTGGCACTGGTGGGGGCCCGGGCCTCAACCCGCTATGGTGAGGGAGTCGCCACCTCCCTGGCCTCCGGAGTGACGGCCAAGGGCGGTCTCATCGTCTCCGGAGGAGCCTTCGGCATCGATGCCTGTGCCCACCGCGGGGCACTCCAGGAGGGACCAACCGTGTCGGTCTCCGCTGGGGGAGTGGATCGCCTCTACCCGGTGGGAAACACCGGAGTGCTGGAGGCGGTCATCGCCTCCGGGGCGCTGGTGGCAGAGGTGCCACCGGGCTGTCAGCCGGGCCGCCACCGGTTCGTCTCACGCAACCGCGTCATCGCAGCGATCTCCAGCGCGACGATCGTGGTGGAGGCGGCCTGGCGCTCAGGAGCCCTGTCCACCGCCCACCGCGCCCTCGAGCTGGGCAGGCAGCTGGGCGCCGTCCCCGGCCCAGTGACCTCCATGTCCTCGGTCGGATGCCATCGTCTCCTGCGCAAGGGGGCGGTTTGCATCACCGACACCGACGACGCCCTGGAGCTGCTGACACCCCTGGGCACCGTCGACGCGGACGCCGTCAAGGAGCAGGACCCCGCGCTGACCGGCGGCGGACTTCTCGACGGGCTGGACCCGGACGCCTCCCTCGTCCTGGATGCCATGCCGGCCCGGGCCGCGGCGAGCACCGAGTCCATCGTCCGCTCCTCGGGGTTGTCCCCGAAGGAGACAAGATCGG
- the rpsP gene encoding 30S ribosomal protein S16, with protein MAVKIRLKRMGKKFAPFYRVVVLDSRKKRDGRVIEEIGVYDPMQEPSLISIDSERVQYWLGVGAQPSDAVYKLIKITGDYHQFKGLKGVESTLKVKDADAAAVAKEAAVKAAADDAEKRKAAAAKAKADEEAAESKAEESVEDQASDEAAAEEA; from the coding sequence GTGGCAGTCAAGATTCGCCTCAAGCGCATGGGCAAGAAGTTCGCCCCCTTCTACCGGGTCGTCGTCCTCGACTCCCGCAAGAAGCGCGATGGCCGTGTCATCGAGGAGATCGGTGTCTACGACCCGATGCAGGAGCCCTCGCTCATCAGCATCGACTCTGAGCGCGTCCAGTACTGGCTCGGTGTGGGCGCTCAGCCCTCCGACGCCGTCTACAAGCTGATCAAGATCACCGGCGACTATCACCAGTTCAAGGGCCTCAAGGGTGTGGAGAGCACCCTCAAGGTCAAGGACGCCGACGCCGCGGCGGTCGCCAAGGAGGCCGCGGTCAAGGCCGCCGCCGACGACGCTGAGAAGCGCAAGGCCGCCGCCGCCAAGGCCAAGGCCGACGAGGAGGCCGCCGAGTCCAAGGCCGAGGAGTCCGTCGAGGACCAGGCCTCCGATGAGGCCGCCGCCGAGGAGGCCTGA
- the lepB gene encoding signal peptidase I, which translates to MSSGTDQNLQDRTDGETDEAVIPGKRLRADNDRQKDRRDRGGAHKDKAGAAEAAEPTSLGERVVFRLKQWGITLSYLVVAVVIIALIRTFIIQSFTIPSGSMENTLNEGDRVTVTMYDSDEVNRGDVVVFTDPDHWLTTQEPTGLQGAAQDFLVAIRIFPQDAGHHLIKRVIGMPGDHVVADGKGSLTVNGVELDEVYLKPGRSASDLAFDVTVPEGYIWVMGDNRANSSDSRYHQNDAHRGFVPLGNVVGVAKNVVWPYSHWSSLSSGHEVFSQVPEPTSTPTAIPSGPAAPASTLAGSGS; encoded by the coding sequence ATGAGCAGCGGAACCGACCAGAACCTTCAGGACAGGACTGACGGTGAAACGGATGAAGCAGTGATCCCGGGGAAGCGCCTGCGGGCCGACAATGACCGCCAGAAGGACCGCCGGGACAGGGGCGGCGCCCACAAGGACAAGGCCGGAGCCGCAGAGGCGGCCGAGCCGACGTCGCTGGGGGAGCGGGTCGTCTTCCGCCTCAAGCAGTGGGGCATCACCCTGTCCTACCTGGTCGTCGCCGTGGTGATCATCGCCCTCATCCGCACCTTCATCATCCAGAGCTTCACCATCCCGTCGGGGTCGATGGAGAACACCCTCAACGAGGGTGACCGTGTCACCGTGACGATGTACGACTCCGACGAGGTCAACCGGGGTGACGTCGTCGTCTTCACTGATCCGGACCACTGGTTGACGACCCAGGAGCCCACTGGTCTGCAAGGCGCCGCGCAGGACTTCCTCGTCGCGATCCGCATCTTTCCCCAGGACGCCGGCCACCACCTCATCAAGCGGGTCATCGGAATGCCCGGTGACCATGTCGTCGCCGACGGGAAGGGCTCCTTGACCGTCAACGGCGTCGAGCTCGATGAGGTCTACCTCAAACCCGGCCGGTCGGCCTCCGACCTCGCCTTCGACGTCACCGTTCCTGAGGGCTACATCTGGGTCATGGGTGACAACCGTGCCAACTCCTCGGACTCCCGCTACCACCAGAATGATGCCCACCGCGGCTTCGTGCCCCTGGGCAACGTCGTCGGCGTCGCCAAGAACGTCGTATGGCCCTACTCCCACTGGTCCAGCCTCAGCTCCGGACACGAGGTCTTCTCCCAGGTTCCGGAGCCGACATCCACCCCGACGGCGATTCCCTCCGGTCCGGCCGCTCCGGCGAGCACGCTGGCGGGCTCAGGGAGCTGA
- the rimM gene encoding ribosome maturation factor RimM (Essential for efficient processing of 16S rRNA): protein MLLTLAVIGPAHALKGEVRLEIRTDDPEGRLAPGTTVPTEPAHAGPLTVSRLRFDGFRWFAAFEQARDRTAAEALRGVRLLVETDDDAPGGEDSEDSDESWYRHELVGLRALSVSGEDLGEVTDLEPGVAQDRLVVTTPEGDDVAVPFVAALVPAIDPEAGTVTLAPPGGLFPGRGEAEEAR, encoded by the coding sequence GTGCTGCTCACCCTTGCTGTCATCGGTCCCGCCCATGCCCTCAAGGGCGAGGTGCGTCTCGAGATCCGTACCGATGACCCCGAGGGGCGTCTCGCACCCGGAACCACTGTCCCCACGGAGCCGGCCCACGCGGGTCCTTTGACGGTCAGCCGTCTGCGTTTCGACGGCTTCCGCTGGTTCGCGGCCTTCGAGCAGGCGCGCGACCGCACGGCCGCCGAGGCCCTGCGGGGCGTGAGGCTCCTGGTCGAGACCGACGACGACGCCCCCGGCGGAGAGGACTCTGAGGACTCGGACGAGTCCTGGTACCGCCACGAGCTCGTCGGCCTGCGGGCGCTGAGCGTCTCCGGTGAGGACCTGGGGGAGGTCACTGACCTGGAGCCCGGCGTCGCCCAGGACCGACTCGTGGTCACCACCCCCGAGGGGGACGATGTGGCTGTGCCCTTCGTCGCAGCGCTCGTGCCGGCCATCGACCCTGAGGCCGGCACGGTGACGCTGGCCCCGCCCGGTGGCCTGTTCCCCGGACGCGGAGAGGCGGAGGAGGCCAGGTGA